From Panthera uncia isolate 11264 chromosome E1, Puncia_PCG_1.0, whole genome shotgun sequence, one genomic window encodes:
- the SLC35G6 gene encoding solute carrier family 35 member G6 gives MAPGPLPAPRTPHTPTLGRWAAHPSPSPPGSYAIALPAACSAVPPQRRRRRREEAGAAQPTPTQGSGLGLRASAPDGLGPDRSRDGTRAAQGRRTGGHRAGAGLAAAPPPGRTTTRRLAHPHPTPTPPPPLPQEGSRGEPPTPTSGRFQRRTPLPLHPGHKGWSSEGPRPPEPGIEEEVRGKMAGSHPYLNLPDFTQPSPPSTPPSLPSHQRCRPSDATKGLLVALLGGGLPAGFVGPFSRMAYQASHFPSLELLICRCLFHLPIALLLKLRGDPLLGPPDVRARACLHALLNVLSIGCAYSAVQVVPAGNAATVRKGSSTMCSALLALCLESQGLSGYDWCGLLGSTLGLIIIVGPGLGTLQEGTTGLYTALGYVLAFLGGLALSLGLLVYRSLDFPSCLPTVAFLFGLVGLVGSVPGLFVLQTPVLPNDPLSWSCVGAVGILALVSFVCVSYAVTKVHPALVCAVLHSEVVVALMLQYYVLYETVAPSDIMGAGVVLGSIAIITAQNLSCEKEGQVEE, from the exons ATGGCTCCGGGGCCCCTGCCCGCCCCGCGCACCCCGCACACCCCAACTCTGGGGCGCTGGGcggcccacccctccccctctccgccTGGCTCCTACGCCATCGCCCTCCCGGCAGCTTGCAGCGCCG TACCCCcccagcgccgccgccgccgccgagagGAGGCCGGCGCAGCGCAGCCGACACCGACGCAGGGCTCCGGGCTCGGGCTCCGGGCGAGCGCGCCCGACGGCCTCGGCCCGGACCGATCGCGGGACGGGACCCGCGCGGCGCAGGGCCGCCGGACGGGCGGGCACCGAGCGGGCGCGGGGCTGGCTGCGGCACCCCCGCCGGGCCGCACGACCACCCGCCGCCTA gcccacccccaccccacccctaccccacccccacccctgcctcaggAAGGTTCCAGGGGagaacctcccacccccacctcaggaaGGTTCCAGAGAAGAACCCCGCTCCCGCTCCATCCAGGTCACAAGGGCTGGAGCTCCGAAGGGCCCAGGCCCCCTGAGCCAGGCATAGAGGAGGAGGTCCGAGGAAAGATG GCCGGCAGTCACCCCTACCTCAACCTGCCCGACTTCACCCAGCCATCGCCGCCCTCCACTCCGCCCAGCCTCCCCTCGCACCAGCGCTGCCGGCCCTCCGATGCCACCAAGGGCCTGCTTGTGGCCCTGCTGGGTGGGGGCCTGCCCGCTGGCTTCGTGGGCCCCTTCTCTCGTATGGCTTACCAGGCTTCCCACTTCCCCTCGCTGGAGCTGCTCATCTGTCGATGTCTCTTCCACCTCCCCATTGCCCTACTACTAAAACTGCGCGGCGACCCTCTGTTGGGACCTCCCGACGTCCGGGCCCGGGCCTGCCTCCACGCCCTGCTCAACGTCCTCAGCATCGGATGCGCCTACAGTGCGGTTCAGGTGGTGCCGGCCGGCAACGCTGCCACGGTCCGCAAGGGCTCTTCCACAATGTGCTCTGCCCTCCTCGCCCTCTGCCTCGAGAGCCAGGGTCTCAGCGGTTACGACTGGTGTGGCCTGTTGGGCAGCACCCTGGGACTCATCATCATTGTGGGACCGGGACTAGGGACACTGCAGGAGGGGACCACGGGCCTCTACACCGCCCTGGGCTACGTGCTCGCCTTCCTGGGCGGCCTGGCGCTGTCGCTGGGGCTGCTGGTCTACCGCTCTCTGGACTTCCCCTCTTGCCTCCCGACGGTGGCCTTCCTGTTTGGCTTGGTGGGGCtggtgggctctgtgccaggcctctTTGTACTGCAGACCCCCGTGCTGCCCAACGACCCTCTGAGCTGGAGCTGCGTGGGGGCGGTGGGGATCCTGGCCCTGGTCTCCTTTGTGTGCGTGAGCTACGCGGTCACCAAGGTCCACCCCGCCCTGGTGTGCGCCGTCCTGCACTCCGAGGTGGTGGTGGCCCTGATGCTGCAGTACTACGTGCTCTATGAGACGGTGGCACCTTCTGACAtcatgggggcaggggtggtgttGGGTAGCATTGCCATCATCACCGCCCAGAACCTCAGCTGTGAGAAGGAAGGGCAGGTGGAGGAGTGA